From Scleropages formosus chromosome 9, fSclFor1.1, whole genome shotgun sequence, one genomic window encodes:
- the LOC114911300 gene encoding UPF0690 protein C1orf52 homolog: protein MAEDKKYDPLHYFMSGDLSSSDSEDDGGGRSRIADLEERRRRVAASGGESEEKGRAAAGAPLPKPEELFKCVSKPAFLYNPLNKHIDWESRIVKAPEEPPKEFKMWKTNAVPPPQSYVTEEKKRAPPGRDMAIKWSNVYEDNGDDAPQSATGKARFLPDEEQLSHSDEEKDGPKSAKKRKVESFQQKEKRKRDLGQATSDKSFVEEEKRILRQSLF, encoded by the exons ATGGCAGAGGACAAGAAATACGACCCGTTGCATTACTTCATGAGTGGCGACCTCAGCAGCAGCGATTCTGAAGACGATGGAGGGGGAAGAAGCCGGATTGCAGACCTCGAAGAGCGCAGGCGCCGTGTCGCTGCGAGTGGTGGAGAGTCGGAGGAGAAGGGACGGGCAGCCGCCGGAGCGCCGTTGCCGAAACCGGAGGAGCTCTTTAAGTGTGTGTCCAAGCCGGCCTTCCTCTACAACCCCCTGAACAAACACATCGACTGGGAGAGCCGCATCGTGAAAGCACCCGAGGAG CCTCCGAAGGAATTCAAAATGTGGAAGACAAATGCTGTGCCCCCGCCGCAGTCCTACGtcacagaggagaagaagagggcTCCTCCCGGCAGGGATATGGCCATCAAATGGTCCAATGTCTACGAGGATAATGGGGATGACGCTCCACAGTCCGCTACGGGAAAAGCACGCTTTCTGCCAGACGAGGAACAGCTCTCTCATTCCG ATGAGGAGAAGGACGGTCCCAAGTctgcaaagaaaagaaaggtAGAGAGCTTtcagcagaaggagaagaggaagcgAGATCTTGGCCAGGCGACCTCGGACAAGAGCTTTgtggaggaagagaagaggatATTACGGCAAAGCCTCTTCTGA